A window from Salvia miltiorrhiza cultivar Shanhuang (shh) chromosome 2, IMPLAD_Smil_shh, whole genome shotgun sequence encodes these proteins:
- the LOC131011872 gene encoding protein disulfide-isomerase — protein sequence MSNFWMPLLLIAFAVAGTISTAEESESKEFVVTLDHSNFTDFVAKHKFVVVEFYAPWCGHCKKLAPEYEKAASVLSTSDPPVVLAKVDANEEQNKAISNEFEVRGFPTIKILRYGGSVVQEYKGPRDADGIVTYLKKQSGPASFEIKAPEEASSIIDDNKILVVGVFPEFSGEKFENFTTLAERLRADYEFGHTLVAKVLPRGDSSATGPLVRLFKPFDELFVDFEEFDVDALVKFVEETSTPTVTLFNKDPKNHPFVIKYFNIPNAKAMLFLNFSTEYYDAFKSKYHEVAQLYKGKDLSFLMGDVEASQGAFQYFGIKEEQVPVIIIQSNDGEKFLKPNVEPDQIASWVKDFKDGNVQPYKKSEPIPEVNNEPVKVVVADTLQDMVFNSGKNVLVEFYAPWCGHCKKLAPILDEVALSFENDADVMIAKIDATANDLPAGIFDVKGYPTLYFRSSTGNLLQYDGDRTKDDMIEFIKKNRAAAAVKQESRKEEL from the exons ATGTCCAATTTCTGGATGCCATTGTTGCTGATCGCCTTCGCCGTCGCCGGAACCATCTCCACTGCCGAGGAATCAGAGTCGAAAGAGTTTGTGGTGACATTAGACCACTCCAATTTCACTGATTTCGTCGCCAAGCACAAGTTCGTCGTCGTCGAGTTCTACGCGCCTTG GTGTGGTCACTGCAAGAAACTTGCTCCAGAG TATGAAAAAGCTGCTTCTGTTCTAAGCACAAGTGATCCTCCGGTTGTCTTAGCAAAAGTTGATGCAAATGAAGAGCAAAATAAGGCCATATCCAATGAGTTCGAGGTCAGAGGTTTCCCCACAATTAAAATACTGAGATATGGAGGTAGTGTTGTTCAGGAATACAAAGGACCCCGAGATGCAGATGGAATTGTAACCTATTTGAAAAAACAAAGTGGTCCTGCATCTTTTGAGATTAAAGCCCCTGAAGAAGCCAGTTCTATAATTGATGACAATAAGATTCTTGTT GTTGGTGTATTCCCTGAATTTTCTGGAGAGAAGTTCGAAAATTTCACCACTTTAGCTGAGAGGTTGCGTGCTGACTATGAGTTTGGTCACACTTTGGTTGCCAAAGTTCTTCCTCGTGGGGACTCATCTGCTACAGGGCCTCTTGTTAGATTGTTTAAGCCTTTTGATGAACTCTTTGTAGACTTTGAG GAATTTGATGTTGATGCTTTAGTGAAATTTGTTGAAGAAACTAGTACCCCGACTGTAACTCTCTTCAACAAGGATCCAAAGAACCATCCTTTTGTTATTAAATACTTCAACATCCCCAATGCCAAG GCAATGTTATTTCTAAACTTCAGCACTGAGTACTATGATGCATTCAAGTCAAAGTATCACGAGGTAGCTCAGCTTTACAAGGGCAAAGACTTGAGTTTTCTAATGGGTGATGTTGAGGCTAGTCAAGGTGCCTTCCAG TACTTTGGCATCAAGGAAGAGCAAGTCCCGGTCATCATTATCCAGAGTAATGATGGAGAGAAATTCCTAAAACCAAATGTCGAGCCTGATCAGATTGCATCATGGGTGAAGGACTTTAAG GATGGCAATGTGCAACCTTATAAGAAGTCGGAGCCAATTCCTGAAGTTAACAATGAACCTGTTAAGGTGGTAGTGGCTGATACGCTGCAGGACATGGTTTTTAATTCTGGCAAAAATG TTCTGGTAGAATTCTATGCTCCATGGTGTGGACACTGCAAAAAGTTGGCTCCAATCTTGGACGAAGTGGCTCTCTCATTTGAAAATGATGCTGATGTTATGATCGCAAAGATA GATGCTACTGCAAATGATCTTCCAGCAGGGATTTTCGATGTGAAAGGTTATCCAACGCTGTATTTTAGGTCATCAACTGGAAACCTGTTGCAGTATGACGGAGATAGGACTAAGGATGACATGATTGAGTTCATTAAAAAGAACCGAGCAGCCGCAGCTGTGAAACAAGAGTCGAGAAAAGAGGAACTCTGA